A section of the Lineus longissimus chromosome 1, tnLinLong1.2, whole genome shotgun sequence genome encodes:
- the LOC135494249 gene encoding uncharacterized protein LOC135494249 isoform X3 translates to MGSCYSSKTKDGNDNSATNMPGPRPKSYAYQTKGQRYPGSATKDRSSASLEEITPMVNANLRRSKSSVSKLSSSSQSLDNKNANKETNIASTSAAGKTVPESKLKARFGFGMLRRKDDENSNKTSSQTSLNSQSSRHGGSVEKISKPEKGSKSSPLVECKNRNNLDNTKNDALSKSTKSPVIHRSSPAAAKRPVSAEYRVESKALRSDKSRDVQSAKSGAISSQSSSRLPVGGRGPLLSKLQVPKSKALSHTDHFAAKNISPYPSPKTTRNLSSKSLLKPAVSRPPSKVHNANVESTYNKADANKESEKAAPSVQENGEENGNYVCEEADKNSKSVVSSELTEEPGISSVKLYESQQDNASTTSSVRSLIAQAKRVSLTLNGSERFTPDSLPDTPYNKRAPLATFDSSVEGSSFSLLSDDLMLDYDELEDEELEKTLCKSLSAASTPAEEKSILQQFAMAQRKSPGDERSVLQQFALMNRKMKPRSKSVEALRKKSIGKSPLTIDSTGTVKNGHSDLNDSKQGGVEVGEVDLEVKAGEIEGEEASQDEEVCVSTGTVALESTPVIEEEVLATVHATVENRPTTLLLGLPKKVSEASKLKDIEAEKKAESKLSAPKTVKESKLQKKSGLVHPSSVKSGLVQPGIKSGITQSATKSVEKSEKTEKVSEKTEGVKVLLKTDKVIGKPPTAGASGGLTKKVYGEKKAPLVRSATDNPTRPRSQTLSELNQLMQDTTPTKAPHLRTRSQSSPLKPPRPRSVSSIDEEDYVQMDGYNYRHIMQDVTTFKTMLHKLKRQLQDDELSSPFEVESYGRLPGGGYRGSSFGSDTSAPGVGAVSISDAGSLKRQRYRDSTGSYGTSMSSVASVGVDELSEENTTLRHQVAVLQRQLEEKERTIKLLQQQMTKYTGIDLENPSCLSAATQTDEDVQDNKTNSKKLQKGTIPQKGQIPQKTLVNDILDEVTRRSNEGAENFRNQLNAVEDTFTNMTGNLRNAHRSFSQTSLNKVK, encoded by the exons ATGGGGTCATGTTACTCCAGCAAGACCAAGGACGGCAACGATAATTCTGCAACTAATATGCCTGGTCCACGTCCTAAGTCTTATGCCTATCAAACCAAAGGCCAAAGATACCCTGGATCTGCGACTAAAGATCGGAGCAGTGCTAGTCTAGAAGAAATCACGCCAATGGTGAACGCCAATTTACGCCGCTCAAAAAGCAGTGTATCAAAATTGAGTTCAAGTTCGCAGTCGTTAGATAATAAAAATGCCAACAAAGAAACAAATATTGCTTCGACGTCTGCTGCTGGTAAGACTGTACCGGAAAGTAAACTCAAGGCCCGGTTCGGGTTCGGGATGTTGCGACGGAAAGACGATGAAAACAGTAATAAAACTTCATCACAGACTAGTCTCAATAGTCAAAGCAGTCGTCATGGAGGAAGTGTGGAAAAAATAAGTAAACCGGAGAAGGGGTCGAAATCGTCACCGTTAGTCGAATGTAAGAATAGAAACAATTTAGATAATACCAAAAATGACGCTTTGTCCAAGTCGACAAAGTCACCAGTTATACATCGTTCAAGTCCTGCCGCAGCAAAACGTCCTGTTTCTGCCGAATATAGAGTGGAGAGTAAAGCATTAAGATCGGACAAAAGTAGAGACGTTCAAAGTGCAAAGAGTGGTGCCATATCTAGTCAGTCCTCGAGCCGCTTACCTGTTGGTGGGAGGGGACCCCTTTTATCGAAGCTACAGGTACCCAAATCCAAGGCACTGTCCCATACTGATCACTTCGCTGCCAAGAACATCAGCCCCTATCCATCTCCAAAAACCACACGGAACCTTTCCTCGAAGAGTTTACTGAAGCCAGCTGTGAGCCGTCCGCCGAGTAAAGTTCACAATGCCAACGTGGAATCTACCTATAATAAAGCAGATGCTAACAAGGAGAGTGAAAAAGCTGCACCAAGTGTTCAGGAGAATGGGGAAGAAAATGGGAACTATGTATGTGAAGAAGCTGACAAGAACTCAAAGTCAGTGGTATCTTCAGAACTGACGGAAGAACCAGGTATCAGTTCAGTTAAACTTTATGAGTCTCAGCAAGATAATGCTAGCACGACTAGCAGTGTTCGAAGCTTGATCGCCCAGGCTAAGCGCGTGTCGCTAACTCTGAATGGATCAGAGCGATTCACACCCGATTCTTTACCGGATACGCCGTACAACAAGCGTGCGCCATTGGCAACGTTTGATAGTTCTGTAGAGGGGAGTTCGTTTAGTCTGTTGTCTGACGATTTGATGTTGGATTATGACGAACTGGAAGATGAAGAGTTAGAAAAGACGTTGTGTAAGTCGTTATCAGCTGCGAGCACGCCAGCAGAGGAGAAGTCCATACTGCAACAATTTGCTATGGCGCAGCGGAAATCCCCTGGGGACGAGAGATCTGTTTTACAACAGTTTGCGTTAATGAATCGGAAGATGAAGCCACGTAGTAAATCGGTGGAAGCATTACGGAAGAAATCTATTGGGAAGTCGCCACTTACGATAGATAGTACTGGGACTGTGAAGAATGGCCACTCGGACCTGAATGATTCGAAGCAGGGTGGGGTTGAAGTGGGCGAGGTGGATTTGGAGGTTAAAGCTGGAGAGATTGAGGGGGAGGAAGCATCTCAGGACGAGGAGGTCTGTGTTTCTACAGGTACCGTTGCTTTAGAAAGTACTCCAGTCATCGAGGAAGAAGTCCTTGCGACTGTCCATGCGACGGTAGAAAATCGGCCTACGACACTGCTGTTAGGCTTGCCCAAGAAAGTGTCTGAAGCATCAAAACTGAAAGATATTGAAGCTGAGAAAAAGGCAGAATCAAAATTATCGGCTCCAAAAACTGTGAAGGAGTCGAAACTGCAGAAAAAGTCTGGACTAGTCCATCCTTCTTCTGTGAAGTCAGGTTTAGTACAACCTGGCATTAAATCGGGAATTACGCAATCTGCCACTAAATCAGTGGAAAAATCAGAAAAGACTGAAAAAGTATCAGAAAAGACTGAGGGGGTAAAAGTATTGTTAAAGACAGATAAAGTCATCGGGAAACCCCCGACTGCTGGTGCCAGTGGCGGACTGACGAAGAAGGTCTATGGTGAAAAGAAGGCTCCTTTGGTCCGTAGTGCGACTGACAACCCAACAAGGCCACGATCACAAACTCTCAGTGAGCTGAATCAACTCATGCAGGACACCACACCTACGAA GGCTCCTCATCTCCGAACTCGTTCCCAGTCCAGTCCTCTGAAGCCACCACGGCCGCGGTCCGTCTCATCCATCGATGAAGAGGACTACGTCCAGATGGACGGCTACAACTATCGCCACATCATGCAGGATGTGACGACTTTCAAGACGATGCTTCACAAACTGAAGCGTCAGCTGCAGGAT GATGAGTTGAGCAGTCCATTTGAAGTTGAATCATATGGTCGGTTACCG GGTGGTGGTTATCGTGGTTCATCATTTGGTAGTGACACGTCTGCTCCGGGTGTAGGTGCTGTGTCGATATCAGATGCAGGCTCCCTCAAGAGGCAACGGTACCGGGATTCTACCGGTAGTTACGGCACGTCCATGTCATCAGTGGCATCTGTAGGAGTGGATGAATTGTCTGAG GAGAACACTACGCTGCGACATCAAGTTGCTGTTCTACAGCGACAGCTGGAAGAGAAAGAAAGAACAATAAAGCTATTACAGCAACAAATG ACAAAGTATACGGGTATAGACTTAGAGAATCCCAGCTGCCTGAGTGCCGCCACACAGACTGATGAG GATGTCCAAGACAACAAGACCAACTCTAAAAAGTTACAGAAGGGAACAATACCTCAGAAAGGACAAATTCCACAGAA
- the LOC135494249 gene encoding uncharacterized protein LOC135494249 isoform X1 — protein MASSPKLSDDVSGESVVRLSGEGKAQHFMGSCYSSKTKDGNDNSATNMPGPRPKSYAYQTKGQRYPGSATKDRSSASLEEITPMVNANLRRSKSSVSKLSSSSQSLDNKNANKETNIASTSAAGKTVPESKLKARFGFGMLRRKDDENSNKTSSQTSLNSQSSRHGGSVEKISKPEKGSKSSPLVECKNRNNLDNTKNDALSKSTKSPVIHRSSPAAAKRPVSAEYRVESKALRSDKSRDVQSAKSGAISSQSSSRLPVGGRGPLLSKLQVPKSKALSHTDHFAAKNISPYPSPKTTRNLSSKSLLKPAVSRPPSKVHNANVESTYNKADANKESEKAAPSVQENGEENGNYVCEEADKNSKSVVSSELTEEPGISSVKLYESQQDNASTTSSVRSLIAQAKRVSLTLNGSERFTPDSLPDTPYNKRAPLATFDSSVEGSSFSLLSDDLMLDYDELEDEELEKTLCKSLSAASTPAEEKSILQQFAMAQRKSPGDERSVLQQFALMNRKMKPRSKSVEALRKKSIGKSPLTIDSTGTVKNGHSDLNDSKQGGVEVGEVDLEVKAGEIEGEEASQDEEVCVSTGTVALESTPVIEEEVLATVHATVENRPTTLLLGLPKKVSEASKLKDIEAEKKAESKLSAPKTVKESKLQKKSGLVHPSSVKSGLVQPGIKSGITQSATKSVEKSEKTEKVSEKTEGVKVLLKTDKVIGKPPTAGASGGLTKKVYGEKKAPLVRSATDNPTRPRSQTLSELNQLMQDTTPTKAPHLRTRSQSSPLKPPRPRSVSSIDEEDYVQMDGYNYRHIMQDVTTFKTMLHKLKRQLQDDELSSPFEVESYGRLPGGGYRGSSFGSDTSAPGVGAVSISDAGSLKRQRYRDSTGSYGTSMSSVASVGVDELSEENTTLRHQVAVLQRQLEEKERTIKLLQQQMTKYTGIDLENPSCLSAATQTDEDVQDNKTNSKKLQKGTIPQKGQIPQKTLVNDILDEVTRRSNEGAENFRNQLNAVEDTFTNMTGNLRNAHRSFSQTSLNKVK, from the exons ATGGCGTCTTCACCAAAACTGTCAGATGATGTGTCAGGGGAAAGTGTA GTGCGGTTGAGTGGAGAAGGCAAAGCACAGCACTTCATGGGGTCATGTTACTCCAGCAAGACCAAGGACGGCAACGATAATTCTGCAACTAATATGCCTGGTCCACGTCCTAAGTCTTATGCCTATCAAACCAAAGGCCAAAGATACCCTGGATCTGCGACTAAAGATCGGAGCAGTGCTAGTCTAGAAGAAATCACGCCAATGGTGAACGCCAATTTACGCCGCTCAAAAAGCAGTGTATCAAAATTGAGTTCAAGTTCGCAGTCGTTAGATAATAAAAATGCCAACAAAGAAACAAATATTGCTTCGACGTCTGCTGCTGGTAAGACTGTACCGGAAAGTAAACTCAAGGCCCGGTTCGGGTTCGGGATGTTGCGACGGAAAGACGATGAAAACAGTAATAAAACTTCATCACAGACTAGTCTCAATAGTCAAAGCAGTCGTCATGGAGGAAGTGTGGAAAAAATAAGTAAACCGGAGAAGGGGTCGAAATCGTCACCGTTAGTCGAATGTAAGAATAGAAACAATTTAGATAATACCAAAAATGACGCTTTGTCCAAGTCGACAAAGTCACCAGTTATACATCGTTCAAGTCCTGCCGCAGCAAAACGTCCTGTTTCTGCCGAATATAGAGTGGAGAGTAAAGCATTAAGATCGGACAAAAGTAGAGACGTTCAAAGTGCAAAGAGTGGTGCCATATCTAGTCAGTCCTCGAGCCGCTTACCTGTTGGTGGGAGGGGACCCCTTTTATCGAAGCTACAGGTACCCAAATCCAAGGCACTGTCCCATACTGATCACTTCGCTGCCAAGAACATCAGCCCCTATCCATCTCCAAAAACCACACGGAACCTTTCCTCGAAGAGTTTACTGAAGCCAGCTGTGAGCCGTCCGCCGAGTAAAGTTCACAATGCCAACGTGGAATCTACCTATAATAAAGCAGATGCTAACAAGGAGAGTGAAAAAGCTGCACCAAGTGTTCAGGAGAATGGGGAAGAAAATGGGAACTATGTATGTGAAGAAGCTGACAAGAACTCAAAGTCAGTGGTATCTTCAGAACTGACGGAAGAACCAGGTATCAGTTCAGTTAAACTTTATGAGTCTCAGCAAGATAATGCTAGCACGACTAGCAGTGTTCGAAGCTTGATCGCCCAGGCTAAGCGCGTGTCGCTAACTCTGAATGGATCAGAGCGATTCACACCCGATTCTTTACCGGATACGCCGTACAACAAGCGTGCGCCATTGGCAACGTTTGATAGTTCTGTAGAGGGGAGTTCGTTTAGTCTGTTGTCTGACGATTTGATGTTGGATTATGACGAACTGGAAGATGAAGAGTTAGAAAAGACGTTGTGTAAGTCGTTATCAGCTGCGAGCACGCCAGCAGAGGAGAAGTCCATACTGCAACAATTTGCTATGGCGCAGCGGAAATCCCCTGGGGACGAGAGATCTGTTTTACAACAGTTTGCGTTAATGAATCGGAAGATGAAGCCACGTAGTAAATCGGTGGAAGCATTACGGAAGAAATCTATTGGGAAGTCGCCACTTACGATAGATAGTACTGGGACTGTGAAGAATGGCCACTCGGACCTGAATGATTCGAAGCAGGGTGGGGTTGAAGTGGGCGAGGTGGATTTGGAGGTTAAAGCTGGAGAGATTGAGGGGGAGGAAGCATCTCAGGACGAGGAGGTCTGTGTTTCTACAGGTACCGTTGCTTTAGAAAGTACTCCAGTCATCGAGGAAGAAGTCCTTGCGACTGTCCATGCGACGGTAGAAAATCGGCCTACGACACTGCTGTTAGGCTTGCCCAAGAAAGTGTCTGAAGCATCAAAACTGAAAGATATTGAAGCTGAGAAAAAGGCAGAATCAAAATTATCGGCTCCAAAAACTGTGAAGGAGTCGAAACTGCAGAAAAAGTCTGGACTAGTCCATCCTTCTTCTGTGAAGTCAGGTTTAGTACAACCTGGCATTAAATCGGGAATTACGCAATCTGCCACTAAATCAGTGGAAAAATCAGAAAAGACTGAAAAAGTATCAGAAAAGACTGAGGGGGTAAAAGTATTGTTAAAGACAGATAAAGTCATCGGGAAACCCCCGACTGCTGGTGCCAGTGGCGGACTGACGAAGAAGGTCTATGGTGAAAAGAAGGCTCCTTTGGTCCGTAGTGCGACTGACAACCCAACAAGGCCACGATCACAAACTCTCAGTGAGCTGAATCAACTCATGCAGGACACCACACCTACGAA GGCTCCTCATCTCCGAACTCGTTCCCAGTCCAGTCCTCTGAAGCCACCACGGCCGCGGTCCGTCTCATCCATCGATGAAGAGGACTACGTCCAGATGGACGGCTACAACTATCGCCACATCATGCAGGATGTGACGACTTTCAAGACGATGCTTCACAAACTGAAGCGTCAGCTGCAGGAT GATGAGTTGAGCAGTCCATTTGAAGTTGAATCATATGGTCGGTTACCG GGTGGTGGTTATCGTGGTTCATCATTTGGTAGTGACACGTCTGCTCCGGGTGTAGGTGCTGTGTCGATATCAGATGCAGGCTCCCTCAAGAGGCAACGGTACCGGGATTCTACCGGTAGTTACGGCACGTCCATGTCATCAGTGGCATCTGTAGGAGTGGATGAATTGTCTGAG GAGAACACTACGCTGCGACATCAAGTTGCTGTTCTACAGCGACAGCTGGAAGAGAAAGAAAGAACAATAAAGCTATTACAGCAACAAATG ACAAAGTATACGGGTATAGACTTAGAGAATCCCAGCTGCCTGAGTGCCGCCACACAGACTGATGAG GATGTCCAAGACAACAAGACCAACTCTAAAAAGTTACAGAAGGGAACAATACCTCAGAAAGGACAAATTCCACAGAA
- the LOC135494249 gene encoding uncharacterized protein LOC135494249 isoform X2 yields MASSPKLSDDVSGESVVRLSGEGKAQHFMGSCYSSKTKDGNDNSATNMPGPRPKSYAYQTKGQRYPGSATKDRSSASLEEITPMVNANLRRSKSSVSKLSSSSQSLDNKNANKETNIASTSAAGKTVPESKLKARFGFGMLRRKDDENSNKTSSQTSLNSQSSRHGGSVEKISKPEKGSKSSPLVECKNRNNLDNTKNDALSKSTKSPVIHRSSPAAAKRPVSAEYRVESKALRSDKSRDVQSAKSGAISSQSSSRLPVGGRGPLLSKLQVPKSKALSHTDHFAAKNISPYPSPKTTRNLSSKSLLKPAVSRPPSKVHNANVESTYNKADANKESEKAAPSVQENGEENGNYVCEEADKNSKSVVSSELTEEPGISSVKLYESQQDNASTTSSVRSLIAQAKRVSLTLNGSERFTPDSLPDTPYNKRAPLATFDSSVEGSSFSLLSDDLMLDYDELEDEELEKTLCKSLSAASTPAEEKSILQQFAMAQRKSPGDERSVLQQFALMNRKMKPRSKSVEALRKKSIGKSPLTIDSTGTVKNGHSDLNDSKQGGVEVGEVDLEVKAGEIEGEEASQDEEVCVSTGTVALESTPVIEEEVLATVHATVENRPTTLLLGLPKKVSEASKLKDIEAEKKAESKLSAPKTVKESKLQKKSGLVHPSSVKSGLVQPGIKSGITQSATKSVEKSEKTEKVSEKTEGVKVLLKTDKVIGKPPTAGASGGLTKKVYGEKKAPLVRSATDNPTRPRSQTLSELNQLMQDTTPTKAPHLRTRSQSSPLKPPRPRSVSSIDEEDYVQMDGYNYRHIMQDVTTFKTMLHKLKRQLQDGGGYRGSSFGSDTSAPGVGAVSISDAGSLKRQRYRDSTGSYGTSMSSVASVGVDELSEENTTLRHQVAVLQRQLEEKERTIKLLQQQMTKYTGIDLENPSCLSAATQTDEDVQDNKTNSKKLQKGTIPQKGQIPQKTLVNDILDEVTRRSNEGAENFRNQLNAVEDTFTNMTGNLRNAHRSFSQTSLNKVK; encoded by the exons ATGGCGTCTTCACCAAAACTGTCAGATGATGTGTCAGGGGAAAGTGTA GTGCGGTTGAGTGGAGAAGGCAAAGCACAGCACTTCATGGGGTCATGTTACTCCAGCAAGACCAAGGACGGCAACGATAATTCTGCAACTAATATGCCTGGTCCACGTCCTAAGTCTTATGCCTATCAAACCAAAGGCCAAAGATACCCTGGATCTGCGACTAAAGATCGGAGCAGTGCTAGTCTAGAAGAAATCACGCCAATGGTGAACGCCAATTTACGCCGCTCAAAAAGCAGTGTATCAAAATTGAGTTCAAGTTCGCAGTCGTTAGATAATAAAAATGCCAACAAAGAAACAAATATTGCTTCGACGTCTGCTGCTGGTAAGACTGTACCGGAAAGTAAACTCAAGGCCCGGTTCGGGTTCGGGATGTTGCGACGGAAAGACGATGAAAACAGTAATAAAACTTCATCACAGACTAGTCTCAATAGTCAAAGCAGTCGTCATGGAGGAAGTGTGGAAAAAATAAGTAAACCGGAGAAGGGGTCGAAATCGTCACCGTTAGTCGAATGTAAGAATAGAAACAATTTAGATAATACCAAAAATGACGCTTTGTCCAAGTCGACAAAGTCACCAGTTATACATCGTTCAAGTCCTGCCGCAGCAAAACGTCCTGTTTCTGCCGAATATAGAGTGGAGAGTAAAGCATTAAGATCGGACAAAAGTAGAGACGTTCAAAGTGCAAAGAGTGGTGCCATATCTAGTCAGTCCTCGAGCCGCTTACCTGTTGGTGGGAGGGGACCCCTTTTATCGAAGCTACAGGTACCCAAATCCAAGGCACTGTCCCATACTGATCACTTCGCTGCCAAGAACATCAGCCCCTATCCATCTCCAAAAACCACACGGAACCTTTCCTCGAAGAGTTTACTGAAGCCAGCTGTGAGCCGTCCGCCGAGTAAAGTTCACAATGCCAACGTGGAATCTACCTATAATAAAGCAGATGCTAACAAGGAGAGTGAAAAAGCTGCACCAAGTGTTCAGGAGAATGGGGAAGAAAATGGGAACTATGTATGTGAAGAAGCTGACAAGAACTCAAAGTCAGTGGTATCTTCAGAACTGACGGAAGAACCAGGTATCAGTTCAGTTAAACTTTATGAGTCTCAGCAAGATAATGCTAGCACGACTAGCAGTGTTCGAAGCTTGATCGCCCAGGCTAAGCGCGTGTCGCTAACTCTGAATGGATCAGAGCGATTCACACCCGATTCTTTACCGGATACGCCGTACAACAAGCGTGCGCCATTGGCAACGTTTGATAGTTCTGTAGAGGGGAGTTCGTTTAGTCTGTTGTCTGACGATTTGATGTTGGATTATGACGAACTGGAAGATGAAGAGTTAGAAAAGACGTTGTGTAAGTCGTTATCAGCTGCGAGCACGCCAGCAGAGGAGAAGTCCATACTGCAACAATTTGCTATGGCGCAGCGGAAATCCCCTGGGGACGAGAGATCTGTTTTACAACAGTTTGCGTTAATGAATCGGAAGATGAAGCCACGTAGTAAATCGGTGGAAGCATTACGGAAGAAATCTATTGGGAAGTCGCCACTTACGATAGATAGTACTGGGACTGTGAAGAATGGCCACTCGGACCTGAATGATTCGAAGCAGGGTGGGGTTGAAGTGGGCGAGGTGGATTTGGAGGTTAAAGCTGGAGAGATTGAGGGGGAGGAAGCATCTCAGGACGAGGAGGTCTGTGTTTCTACAGGTACCGTTGCTTTAGAAAGTACTCCAGTCATCGAGGAAGAAGTCCTTGCGACTGTCCATGCGACGGTAGAAAATCGGCCTACGACACTGCTGTTAGGCTTGCCCAAGAAAGTGTCTGAAGCATCAAAACTGAAAGATATTGAAGCTGAGAAAAAGGCAGAATCAAAATTATCGGCTCCAAAAACTGTGAAGGAGTCGAAACTGCAGAAAAAGTCTGGACTAGTCCATCCTTCTTCTGTGAAGTCAGGTTTAGTACAACCTGGCATTAAATCGGGAATTACGCAATCTGCCACTAAATCAGTGGAAAAATCAGAAAAGACTGAAAAAGTATCAGAAAAGACTGAGGGGGTAAAAGTATTGTTAAAGACAGATAAAGTCATCGGGAAACCCCCGACTGCTGGTGCCAGTGGCGGACTGACGAAGAAGGTCTATGGTGAAAAGAAGGCTCCTTTGGTCCGTAGTGCGACTGACAACCCAACAAGGCCACGATCACAAACTCTCAGTGAGCTGAATCAACTCATGCAGGACACCACACCTACGAA GGCTCCTCATCTCCGAACTCGTTCCCAGTCCAGTCCTCTGAAGCCACCACGGCCGCGGTCCGTCTCATCCATCGATGAAGAGGACTACGTCCAGATGGACGGCTACAACTATCGCCACATCATGCAGGATGTGACGACTTTCAAGACGATGCTTCACAAACTGAAGCGTCAGCTGCAGGAT GGTGGTGGTTATCGTGGTTCATCATTTGGTAGTGACACGTCTGCTCCGGGTGTAGGTGCTGTGTCGATATCAGATGCAGGCTCCCTCAAGAGGCAACGGTACCGGGATTCTACCGGTAGTTACGGCACGTCCATGTCATCAGTGGCATCTGTAGGAGTGGATGAATTGTCTGAG GAGAACACTACGCTGCGACATCAAGTTGCTGTTCTACAGCGACAGCTGGAAGAGAAAGAAAGAACAATAAAGCTATTACAGCAACAAATG ACAAAGTATACGGGTATAGACTTAGAGAATCCCAGCTGCCTGAGTGCCGCCACACAGACTGATGAG GATGTCCAAGACAACAAGACCAACTCTAAAAAGTTACAGAAGGGAACAATACCTCAGAAAGGACAAATTCCACAGAA